In Glycine max cultivar Williams 82 chromosome 7, Glycine_max_v4.0, whole genome shotgun sequence, a single window of DNA contains:
- the RPL37 gene encoding ribosomal protein L37 isoform X1 produces the protein MGKGTGSFGKRRNKTHTLCVRCGRRSFHLQKSRCAACAFPAARTRKYNWSVKAIRRKTTGTGRMRYLRNVPRRFKSGFRDGTEAAPRKRGAAAST, from the exons ATG GGTAAGGGAACGGGGAGTTTCGGTAAGAGAAGGAACAAGACCCACACCCTCTGTGTGAGGTGTGGCCGCCGCAGTTTCCACCTCCAGAAGAGTCGTTGCGCCGCGTGCGCTTTCCCCGCTGCGCGCACCAGGAAAT ATAACTGGAGCGTGAAGGCCATTAGGAGAAAGACCACCGGAACTGGAAGGATGAGGTACTTGCGTAACGTGCCCCGTAGATTTAAGAGTGGCTTCAGAGACG GTACCGAAGCTGCACCCAGGAAGAGAGGAGCTGCTGCCTCTACCTAA